One Euphorbia lathyris chromosome 1, ddEupLath1.1, whole genome shotgun sequence DNA segment encodes these proteins:
- the LOC136207370 gene encoding uncharacterized protein, whose product MAAFAKPLPISTQSSSRICTSGEEQWLGCFQLKPNRWSLRSSNGCSTRAKAALNADTKAIGIPRQWYNLVSDLPLKPPPPLHPQTYEPIKPEDLAPLFPDALIKQEASTERFIDIPEEVLDIYSLWRPTPLIRAKRLEKLLGTPAKIYYKYEGVSPAGSHKPNTAVPQVFYNAQQGIKKVVTETGAGQWGSSLAFACSLFDLGCEVWQVHASYDQKPYRRLMMETWGAKVHPSPSTVTESGRQILQKDPSSPGSLGIAISEAVEVAASNVDTKYCLGSVLNHVLLHQTVIGEECLKQMEAIGETPDVIIGCTGGGSNFAGLSFPFIREKLNGKINPVIKAVEPAACPSLTKGVYAYDFGDTAGMTPLMKMHTLGHDFIPDPIHAGGLRYHGMAPLLSHVYELGFMEAMAIPQTECFQGAIQFARSEGLIPAPEPTHAIAATIREALHCKKTGEAKVILMAMCGHGHFDLTSYERYLQGNMVDLSFDEEKIQASLAKIPQIMV is encoded by the exons ATGGCCGCTTTTGCAAAGCCACTCCCTATTTCAACTCAATCAAGTTCAAGGATCTGCACCTCAG GAGAGGAGCAATGGCTTGGTTGTTTTCAACTGAAGCCAAATCGGTGGAGTTTAAGGTCCTCAAATGGGTGTAGTACAAGAGCAAAAGCTGCTTTAAATGCTGATACGAAAGCTATTGGAATTCCTCGCCAATGGTATAATCTTGTTTCAGATCTTCCTCTGAAACCTCCCCCACCACTGCATCCACAAACTTATGAACCAATAAAACCAGAGGATTTAGCGCCTCTCTTTCCTGATGCCTTGATTAAGCAGGAAGCAAGTACTGAAAGATTCATAGACATACCTGAAGAAGTTCTTGATATATACAGCCTTTGGCGACCAACTCCATTGATCAG GGCCAAGAGGTTAGAGAAACTTCTCGGTACACCGGCTAAAATTTACTACAAATATGAAGGCGTCAGCCCTGCTGGATCACATAAGCCCAATACTGCAGTTCCACAAGTTTTCTATAATGCACAACAAGGCATAAAAAAGGTTGTGACAGAAACAGGTGCTGGCCAATGGGGAAGTTCACTAGCCTTTGCTTGCAGCTTATTTGACCTAGGCTGTGAG GTGTGGCAGGTTCATGCATCGTATGATCAGAAACCATATCGTAGATTAATGATGGAAACTTGGGGTGCAAAAGTACATCCGTCACCATCAACTGTTACGGAGTCAGGGCGCCAAATCCTGCAGAAGGATCCTTCAAGCCCAGGAAGTTTAGGAATAGCTATTTCAGAAGCTGTGGAGGTAGCAGCATCAAATGTTGATACTAAGTATTGCTTGGGGAGTGTGCTCAATCATGTTTTGTTACACCAGACAGTTATAGGTGAAGAATGCCTGAAGCAAATGGAAGCTATAGGTGAAACTCCTGATGTGATTATAGGGTGTACTGGTGGAGGCTCCAACTTTGCAGGACTCAGTTTTCCGTTCATTAGGGAGAAGCTGAACGGGAAAATCAACCCTGTAATAAAAGCAGTTGAACCTGCAGCTTGCCCTTCACTAACAAAAGGCGTTTATGCATATGATTTTGGTGATACGGCTGGGATGACTCCATTAATGAAGATGCATACACTAGGGCACGATTTCATTCCTGACCCTATTCATGCTG GGGGATTGCGTTATCACGGTATGGCACCATTGCTTTCACATGTCTATGAGTTGGGCTTCATGGAGGCAATGGCAATTCCTCAGACTGAGTGCTTTCAGG GTGCTATCCAATTTGCTAGATCTGAAGGGTTAATACCTGCGCCTGAACCAACTCATGCAATTGCAGCCACCATTAGGGAAGCTCTGCATTGCAAGAAGACTGGAGAAGCAAAAGTGATTCTTATGGCAATGTGTGGACATGGCCATTTTGACCTTACATCATATGAGAGGTATCTGCAAGGAAATATGGTTGACTTGTCATTTGACGAGGAGAAAATCCAAGCGTCATTGGCCAAAATTCCGCAGATCATGGTGTGA
- the LOC136207377 gene encoding uncharacterized protein: protein MGSPQLPKKRVAFVLIDGLGDVSLPRLGYKTPLQAANVPNLDAIASAGINGLMDPVEPGLGCGSDTAHLSLLGYDPRVYYRGRGAFESMGAGLAMSPGDIAFKSNFATLDEKTGIVTSRRADRHFEEEGPILCSALDRLTLPSYPEYEVRVRYATEHRCGVVVKGPKLSGNISGTDPLKDNRLLLQVEALDDTDEARHTAAVVNELSREMSRILISHPLNAKRAAEGKNIANIVLLRGCGIRIEVPSFEKKHGLWPCMVAPTKIIAGLGLSLDIDILEAHGATGDYRTLLTSKATAIAKALSAPLQPCPNVFVPGEDEHKPGRPDGYDFGFLHIKAIDDAGHDKASIFKVKAMEAVDQAIGQLAKLLWQAEVTGKYQYFICVTGDHSTPVEYGDHSFEPVPLAMCRLADFVGAVGGESVIVATSLEPFPLPTVKTDDDLEEYKIEKERGSKQLKAFSCDSVCEFSEVAAARGCLGRFPGGEMMGIIKAFLKLNS from the exons ATGGGAAGTCCCCAGCTGCCAAAGAAAAGAGTGGCGTTTGTGTTAATTGATGGGTTGGGTGATGTGTCTTTGCCAAGGCTTGGATACAAGACTCCCCTGCAAGCAGCGAATGTTCCTAACTTGGATGCTATTGCATCTGCTGGAATTAATGGCCTTATGGACCCTGTCGAACCAGGCTTGGGGTGTGGAAGTGACACTGCTCACCTTTCATTATTGGGTTATGACCCCCGAGTCTATTATAGGGGTCGAGGTGCATTTGAGTCCATGGGTGCTGGATTAGCCATGTCTCCTGGTGATATTGCATTCAAG TCAAATTTTGCAACATTGGATGAGAAAACTGGAATAGTCACCAGTAGAAGGGCTGACAGACACTTTGAAGAGGAAGGCCCAATTCTTTGTTCAGCTTTAGATAGATTGACATTGCCGTCTTACCCTGAATATGAAGTCAGAGTCAG GTATGCAACTGAACATAGATGTGGAGTGGTTGTTAAGGGACCAAAATTGAGTGGAAATATTTCAGGAACAGACCCTTTGAAGGACAACCGCTTACTTCTTCAGGTCGAAGCCTTAGATGATACTGATGAAGCAAGGCATACAGCTGCAGTTGTCAATGAATTGTCCAGGGAGATGTCACGAATTCTGATCTCTCATCCTTTGAATGCAAAACGAGCAGCGGAAGGGAAGAACATTGCCAATATTGTCCTTTTACGAGGATGTGGTATTCGAATTGAG GTTCCTTCATTTGAAAAGAAACACGGGTTATGGCCATGCATGGTAGCTCCAACTAAGATCATAGCTGGTTTAGGCTTATCACTTGATATTGACATTCTAGAGGCTCATGGGGCAACTGGAGATTACAGAACCCTTTTGACTTCCAAAGCAACTGCCATAGCTAAGGCACTCTCTGCTCCTTTGCAGCCTTGCCCTAATGTTTTTGTGCCAGGAGAGGATGAGCACAAACCAGGGAGGCCAGATGGTTATGACTTTGGATTTCTCCACATTAAG GCAATAGATGATGCAGGTCATGATAAGGCCAGCATTTTCAAAGTTAAGGCAATGGAAGCAGTAGATCAAGCTATAGGCCAGCTTGCCAAGCTCCTTTGGCAGGCAGAAGTAACTGGAAAGTACCAGTATTTCATTTGTGTCACTGGAGATCACTCTACTCCAGTTGAATATGGAGACCATAGTTTTGAACCAGTTCCGCTTGCCATGTGCCGATTAGCAGACTTTGTGGGTGCAGTTGGTGGAGAGTCTGTTATTGTGGCAACTTCACTTGAACCTTTTCCTCTCCCAACTGTTAAGACTGATGATGACCTGGAGGAATATAAGATAGAAAAGGAAAGAGGTAGCAAACAGCTTAAAGCTTTCAGTTGTGATTCAGTTTGCGAATTCAGTGAGGTAGCAGCAGCAAGAGGATGTCTGGGACGGTTTCCAGGAGGAGAAATGATGGGCATCATAAAGGCATTTCTTAAATTAAATTCATGA